From the genome of Ziziphus jujuba cultivar Dongzao chromosome 4, ASM3175591v1:
AAACGACAGCCTCATTATTCAAGATGCTCTCAGTGAAAAGGTTTTGGTCGAGATTGATGGAATcagttttggtttaattttacatattttgatACTGAACTTACAGATTTTAATACATCAGGTCCCAGACACGTTGAGAAGAGTGTCCAGGTTTGTAGGATGTTATACGGCATCGTTTATAATGCTTTGGAATTTGACGTTGGTGGCTATCCCTTTGGCGTTGCTTCTGGTGATTACTGTTTGGTTGTGTGGAAGAACTTTAATGCATTTATCAGCAAAAATCAGGAGGGAATACATTAGAGCTGGGATGTTAGCAGAGCAGGCTATGTCCTCCGTCAGAACGGTTTATGCTTTTGGTGGTGAGAAAAAAACAGTAGAAGAATTCTCTGCCGCTCTACATGGGACTACGAAGTTGGGGTTAAAGACGGGTTTGGTCAAAGGCTTGGCCATTGGATGCAAAGGCAGTGTTTTTGCAATTTGGTCAGCCATGGCTTACTATGGTAGCAGATTGGTCATGTATCATGGTGCTCGAGGAGGGACTGTTTTTGCAGTAGGTTCATCGGTTGTCAATGGTGCAATGTATGTAATCTATCTATCTCAGCAATTTGTCATATATATCAGTAAACTTAAGAAATTACTTAAAATTttctcaatcttttttttttttttttttttttttttttttttttttgttttgcgaAGGGAATTAGGTGCTTGTTTATCCAATCTAAAGGACTTAGCCGAAGCTTGTTCTGCCGGAAAACGTATAAATGAGATGATAAAACGAGTCCCCAAGATTGATTCAGACAACTTGGAAGGCCAAATTTTGGACAATGTTTCTGGTGTAGTAGAATTTAAACATGTAAAATTTGCTTATCCATCGAGACCAGAGAGTATCGTCTATGAAGATTTATGCTTAACTATCCCAGCAGGAAAAACGGTTGCTCTAGTGGGTTCTAGTGGCTCTGGAAAATCAACAATGATGTCTCTACTTCAAAGGTTTTACGACCCGATTGAGGGAGAGATTCTTCTAGATGGGTTTGCCATTGATAAGCTGCAACTTAAGTGGCTACGGTCCCAAATTGCGCTAGTGAGCCAAGAGCCTTCATTGTTTTCAACCACCATTGAGGAAAATATACTTGTTGGGAAGGAAGACGCTTCCATGGAGGATGTTGTCGAGGCCGCCAAAGCTTGCAATGCTCATCATTTCATCTGTGACTTGCCTCAAGGGTATGATTCTCAGGTTAGTTCTCTTACTTgttaaatttacaaaatttgtcATTTTCCGAATTAAATACTCaacaaatactatattatatgcTATTACTATGGCAGTATATATGCTGGACTAAATGCATAGGAATGCTAAAACTAAAAGCTATTCTAAATGTAGAAACCATTAAACATCTTTATCCATGGATATTTTGCTGATAAAGTGTTTGTATGAACAGGTAGGTGAGAGAGGTATTCAATTGTCAGGAGGACAAAAGCAAAGAATAGCACTTGCTCGTGCAATTATACGAAAACCTCGCATTCTTCTTCTAGACGAGGCCACAAGCGCGCTAGACTATGAATCAGAAAGAGTTGTTCAAGAAGCCATAGACAAGGAGGTTGTCGGACGAACCACAATGGTAATTGCTCACCGCTTGTCCACCATAAAAGATGTCGATATTATTGCTGTCATTAAAGATGGTCAAGTGGTGGAAACTGGACCACACTATGAACTAGTACAGAACCCAAATGGCTTTTACAATTCGCTTGTCCATCTCCAACGAATGGAGAATAAGAAAGTCCAAGAAGAATGTAATTCTACTGCTTTATCCTCAACAACAAATGCAGAATTTTACAAGTATTCAAGGAGTTGTAACCTCTCTAATGGGGATCAATCAAGCCATGCCAACTGTTCACTACTTAATCAGCCACCCCATAGAGTTGATGAATTAGAAGAACCAAAGATTGCCACACCATCGTTTTGGAGACTGTTGGATTTGAATAAGCCTGAATGGAAGCAAGCAACAATGGGGTGTTTGAGTTCAATCCTTTTTGGTGCAGTTCAGCCTGTGTATTCGTTTGCCATGGGAGCCATGCTATCTGTGTATTTCTTGAAAGATCACCATGAGATTAAGAAGCAGACGAGGATATATGCATTATGGTTTCTTGGACTGTCTATATTTTCACTTATGGTCAACATAAGCcaacattttaattttgcatacatgGGTGAGTACTTAACTAAACGAGTTAGAGAAAGGATTCTTTCAAAGATACTCACTTTTGAAGTTGGATGGTTTGATAAAGATGAGAACTCAAGCGGTATAGTTTGCTCAAGAATAGCCAAAGATGCCAATATggtatgaataatatatatatatatatatatatgtatatatatatatcattcattttaatttttatataataagttaaaattttaaaagccttTAAAACGTAATTGAAAACTTAAACTTGGTTACTTGCAGGTGAGATCCTTAGTGGGTGATAGGATGTCTCTTCTTCTACAAAGCTTTGCTGCAGTAACCATAGCATGGACAATGGGCTTGGTCATAGCATGGAGGCTTGCCATCATAACAATAGCCACCCAACCTGTGGTCATTGTATGCTTCTACACTAGGAGTGTTCTACTTAAAACCATGTCTAAGAAATCCATCAAAGCCCAAGAAGAAAGCTGCAAACTTGCTAACGAAGCAGTTTCCAATCTCAGAACCATTACTGCCTTCTCTTCCCAAGATCGAATATTGAAAATGCTCGAAGAGGCACAAGAAGGCCCACGCAAAGAGAGCATTCGACAATCTTGGTATGCAGGGCTTGGACTTGCCTTTGCTCAAAGCATTACTACTTGCACTTATAGCCTAAACTATTGGTATGGTGGTAAGCTTGTCTCCCAAGGCTACATCACAGCAAGACAAGTGTTCCAGACCATTTTGATCTTGGTAACCACAGGGCGTGTCATAGCAGATGCTGGAAGTATGACCACTGACCTTGCTAGAGGCTCTGGGTCTGTTAGTTCAATATTTACTGTATTGGACAGAGACACAAAAATTGAGCCTCAAAACCTTGAAGGTAATCAACCTAAAGATATAAAAGGGAATGTCGAATTCCAAGATGTGTACTTTGCATACCCATCTAGGCCAAATTTTATGGTGTTCCAAGGCTTCTCAATCAACATAGAAGCTGGAAAATCTACAGCCCTAGTAGGACGAAGTGGGTCTGGAAAATCATCAATCATTGGTTTAATTGAGAGATTTTATGACCCATTAACAGGTATAGTGAAAATTGATGGTCAAGACATAAAGTCCTACCATTTGAGGTCATTGAGAAAACACATTGCACTTGTTAGTCAAGAGCCAACATTATTTGCAGCAACAATTAGAGAAAACATAGCGTATGGAGCATCAGGAGAGATTAGTGAAACAGAGATCATAGAGGCCGCTAAGGTGGCCAATGCTCATGAATTTATTGCAGGGCTTAAAGATGGCTATGAAACTTGGTGTGGTGACAAAGGAATACTACTATCTGGGGGCCAAAAGCAGCGCATTGCAATAGCTCGGGCTATAGTAAGAAACCCAAGAGTGCTACTATTAGACGAGGCAACAAGTGCGCTTGATAGTCAGTCAGAAGAAATTCTGCAACATGCTTTGGAGTGTAT
Proteins encoded in this window:
- the LOC107415346 gene encoding ABC transporter B family member 15-like — protein: MGSEKISNEVKKQVNGSSIRSILMHADRMDMGLMILGFIGSVSGGFSARMALFVFANLVNNIGSASTLDAHTLHHNVNKNALALFYIACGLWFACFLEGYCWTRTGERQAARIRVMYLKAVLRQDVGYFDLNESTTSEVITTISNDSLIIQDALSEKVPDTLRRVSRFVGCYTASFIMLWNLTLVAIPLALLLVITVWLCGRTLMHLSAKIRREYIRAGMLAEQAMSSVRTVYAFGGEKKTVEEFSAALHGTTKLGLKTGLVKGLAIGCKGSVFAIWSAMAYYGSRLVMYHGARGGTVFAVGSSVVNGAMELGACLSNLKDLAEACSAGKRINEMIKRVPKIDSDNLEGQILDNVSGVVEFKHVKFAYPSRPESIVYEDLCLTIPAGKTVALVGSSGSGKSTMMSLLQRFYDPIEGEILLDGFAIDKLQLKWLRSQIALVSQEPSLFSTTIEENILVGKEDASMEDVVEAAKACNAHHFICDLPQGYDSQVGERGIQLSGGQKQRIALARAIIRKPRILLLDEATSALDYESERVVQEAIDKEVVGRTTMVIAHRLSTIKDVDIIAVIKDGQVVETGPHYELVQNPNGFYNSLVHLQRMENKKVQEECNSTALSSTTNAEFYKYSRSCNLSNGDQSSHANCSLLNQPPHRVDELEEPKIATPSFWRLLDLNKPEWKQATMGCLSSILFGAVQPVYSFAMGAMLSVYFLKDHHEIKKQTRIYALWFLGLSIFSLMVNISQHFNFAYMGEYLTKRVRERILSKILTFEVGWFDKDENSSGIVCSRIAKDANMVRSLVGDRMSLLLQSFAAVTIAWTMGLVIAWRLAIITIATQPVVIVCFYTRSVLLKTMSKKSIKAQEESCKLANEAVSNLRTITAFSSQDRILKMLEEAQEGPRKESIRQSWYAGLGLAFAQSITTCTYSLNYWYGGKLVSQGYITARQVFQTILILVTTGRVIADAGSMTTDLARGSGSVSSIFTVLDRDTKIEPQNLEGNQPKDIKGNVEFQDVYFAYPSRPNFMVFQGFSINIEAGKSTALVGRSGSGKSSIIGLIERFYDPLTGIVKIDGQDIKSYHLRSLRKHIALVSQEPTLFAATIRENIAYGASGEISETEIIEAAKVANAHEFIAGLKDGYETWCGDKGILLSGGQKQRIAIARAIVRNPRVLLLDEATSALDSQSEEILQHALECMMVSRTSVVVAHRLSTIQGCNLIVVLDKGKVVEQGTHPSLMARGSYGAYYSLLTVQKSKRSLHG